From a region of the Desulfonatronum sp. SC1 genome:
- a CDS encoding ATP-binding protein → MRKRFLGGLALTCIAIVLAVFGLALRADTELEKLVSSQFNEQQLGLTRQIAKDIQTNFQLLEQGLQLLIERRPALDQAGLDHYLSFFEEWGVLGIGLATPDKSALEAGNMLFSPREDVPASELSDSISRDAARLSTDRDPNQAVLGAPLALASGPFAGRFTAPLLLPSRPERPEVLFFLLDLQAVAARYAAGVRSGKSGYAWVIDHQGDFLFHVESDFRGQSSYTIRQARNPDISYERINQLVRTRLLRGEEGTDWYISGWHWDVSGEMRKLLAFSPVSLPPEPDGERRFWSVGLAAPDTEVYGLMQPVVARQWLMVGLFFLAVLFAAAAFLFIALRWSETLKREVDAKTEHLRRSEAELRRERDKVRQSMDQLLQTQEKLMLSERFAAIGEAAAHLSHEIKNPLLLMGGFAQQVLRTLSEDDPRVEKLEIIAGEAKRLEHLLVEVRDFTRPPRPSLVETEFNELVRQVADLFQDQAESQGVVSRLALDPKLPVCILDSDQIKQVLINLTKNALEAMPEGGELSISTARDADFVRIEIKDTGRGIPEEVMKKLFHPFFSTKAKGTGLGLAVSYKLVQDHGGEITAWSTPDQGARFTVRLPLNGPAQPQADQISPDRSPTTTPDPSTPTPPSGEPA, encoded by the coding sequence ATGCGCAAACGCTTCCTGGGCGGCCTCGCCCTCACCTGCATCGCCATTGTTCTGGCTGTTTTCGGGTTGGCCCTGCGGGCGGACACCGAGTTGGAAAAGCTCGTCTCCAGCCAATTCAACGAACAGCAACTTGGCCTGACCCGACAGATCGCCAAGGACATTCAGACAAATTTTCAGCTTCTGGAACAGGGCCTGCAGCTTCTCATAGAGCGTCGCCCGGCCCTGGATCAAGCCGGACTGGACCACTACCTCTCCTTTTTCGAGGAATGGGGAGTTTTGGGAATCGGGCTGGCGACCCCGGACAAAAGCGCCCTTGAAGCTGGAAACATGCTTTTCTCACCCCGAGAAGACGTTCCAGCCTCGGAGCTTTCGGACAGCATCAGCCGGGACGCGGCCCGGCTTTCCACCGATCGGGATCCGAACCAGGCCGTGCTCGGAGCTCCCCTCGCCCTCGCCTCCGGTCCATTTGCCGGACGCTTCACGGCCCCCTTGCTCCTTCCTTCGAGGCCCGAACGCCCGGAGGTCTTGTTTTTTCTTTTGGATCTCCAGGCCGTGGCCGCGCGATACGCCGCGGGCGTCCGCTCCGGAAAGTCCGGATACGCCTGGGTCATCGACCACCAGGGCGACTTCCTGTTCCATGTGGAAAGCGACTTTCGCGGCCAAAGCTCCTATACGATCCGCCAAGCTCGAAACCCGGACATTTCCTACGAACGAATCAACCAGTTGGTACGAACCCGTCTGCTGCGCGGCGAGGAAGGCACGGACTGGTATATTTCGGGCTGGCACTGGGATGTGAGCGGGGAAATGCGCAAGCTCCTGGCCTTCAGCCCCGTGTCCCTGCCCCCTGAGCCCGACGGAGAGCGCCGCTTCTGGTCCGTGGGACTGGCCGCTCCGGACACCGAGGTCTATGGTTTGATGCAGCCGGTGGTGGCGCGGCAGTGGTTGATGGTCGGACTGTTTTTCCTGGCCGTGCTCTTTGCCGCCGCCGCGTTCCTGTTCATCGCCCTGCGCTGGTCCGAAACCTTGAAACGGGAAGTGGACGCCAAAACCGAGCATCTCCGGCGCTCGGAAGCGGAATTGCGCCGGGAACGGGACAAGGTCCGCCAAAGCATGGACCAGCTGCTGCAAACCCAGGAAAAACTGATGCTCTCGGAACGCTTCGCCGCCATTGGCGAAGCCGCGGCCCACCTCTCCCATGAAATCAAAAATCCCTTGCTGCTCATGGGCGGATTCGCCCAACAGGTCCTGCGCACCCTGTCCGAAGACGATCCGCGCGTCGAAAAGCTGGAGATCATCGCCGGGGAGGCCAAACGGCTGGAGCATCTGCTCGTGGAGGTGCGCGACTTCACCCGGCCACCCCGTCCTTCCTTGGTTGAAACCGAGTTCAACGAACTGGTTCGGCAGGTGGCCGACTTGTTCCAGGACCAGGCCGAATCCCAGGGCGTGGTCTCCCGGCTGGCCTTGGACCCGAAGCTGCCGGTCTGCATACTGGACTCCGACCAGATCAAACAGGTCCTGATCAACCTGACCAAGAACGCCCTGGAAGCCATGCCCGAGGGCGGCGAACTGTCCATCAGCACGGCCCGGGACGCCGATTTCGTCCGGATCGAAATCAAGGACACCGGTCGAGGCATCCCGGAAGAGGTCATGAAAAAGCTCTTCCACCCCTTCTTCAGCACCAAGGCCAAAGGTACCGGCCTGGGGCTGGCCGTGAGCTACAAACTGGTCCAGGACCACGGCGGCGAGATCACGGCCTGGTCCACCCCGGACCAAGGAGCGCGATTCACCGTCCGCCTGCCCCTGAACGGACCAGCCCAGCCGCAAGCGGACCAGATATCGCCGGACCGTTCACCGACAACCACCCCCGATCCATCCACCCCAACACCGCCTTCAGGAGAACCCGCATGA
- a CDS encoding sigma-54 dependent transcriptional regulator has protein sequence MPRILIVDDDPEIRATMASLLRRQQIPSGQAASLDAARRAMQSEPFDLLLLDVNLPDGSGLSLLPELKAQPNPPEVIILTGKGDPEGAELAIEGGVWDYLVKPASIKDINLSINRALKYKEQRDRAAPRTLDISGMIGSSQAMRECFEIIAQGAVSDANVLITGETGVGKELAARIIHANSRRASCPFVVVDCAAMTDTLLESTLFGHRKGAFTGALADREGLVRQAHTGVLFLDELGELPLAMQKSLLRVLQERRFRPLGENREQESDFRLVAATNQNLDELIASGAFRQDLYFRVKTIKLPLPPLRQRPEDIKPLATHFIQRLCVASGIQTKVFGSDFFAALADYDWPGNVRELGNVMERAFVASGVEKFLYAMHLPKDLRIKVTRARLAAGKPEVHEGEPDFLEDAPLEGDLPSLKAFKTASERRYLETLIHKTGGDIPRMLDISELSRSHFYALLKKYELEV, from the coding sequence GTGCCGAGAATTCTGATCGTGGACGACGACCCTGAAATCCGCGCCACCATGGCCAGCCTGCTGCGCCGACAACAAATCCCCTCGGGCCAGGCCGCCAGCCTGGACGCCGCACGCCGCGCAATGCAATCCGAACCCTTCGACCTGCTGCTTCTGGACGTGAACCTGCCCGACGGCAGCGGCCTGTCCCTGCTCCCGGAACTGAAGGCCCAGCCCAATCCTCCGGAGGTAATCATCCTCACCGGTAAAGGCGACCCCGAAGGAGCGGAACTGGCCATCGAGGGCGGCGTCTGGGATTATCTGGTCAAGCCGGCGTCCATCAAGGACATCAACTTGAGCATCAACCGAGCCTTGAAATACAAGGAACAACGCGACCGGGCCGCACCGCGAACCCTGGACATCAGCGGAATGATCGGTTCCAGCCAGGCCATGCGGGAATGCTTCGAGATCATCGCCCAGGGCGCGGTATCCGACGCCAATGTGCTGATCACCGGGGAAACCGGGGTGGGCAAGGAACTGGCGGCCCGGATCATCCACGCCAACAGCCGTCGGGCGAGCTGCCCTTTTGTTGTCGTGGACTGCGCGGCAATGACCGACACGCTGCTGGAAAGCACCCTATTCGGGCACCGCAAGGGCGCGTTCACCGGTGCGCTGGCGGACCGAGAAGGCCTTGTCCGCCAGGCCCATACCGGGGTTCTGTTTCTGGACGAGCTGGGAGAACTGCCGCTGGCCATGCAGAAGTCCCTGCTCCGGGTGCTTCAGGAGCGCCGGTTCCGACCTCTTGGAGAAAACCGGGAACAGGAGAGCGACTTTCGGCTCGTCGCAGCCACTAATCAGAACCTGGATGAACTGATCGCCTCCGGAGCATTTCGCCAGGACCTCTACTTCCGCGTCAAGACCATCAAACTGCCGCTGCCTCCATTGCGCCAGCGCCCCGAGGACATTAAACCCCTGGCCACCCACTTCATCCAGCGGCTGTGTGTCGCTTCCGGCATCCAGACCAAGGTCTTCGGCTCGGATTTCTTCGCCGCCCTGGCCGATTACGACTGGCCGGGCAATGTCCGGGAACTGGGCAACGTCATGGAGCGGGCCTTCGTGGCCTCGGGCGTGGAAAAATTCCTCTACGCCATGCATCTGCCCAAGGATCTGCGGATCAAGGTCACCCGGGCGAGGCTGGCGGCCGGCAAGCCCGAAGTTCACGAAGGCGAACCTGATTTCCTGGAAGACGCCCCCCTTGAAGGCGACTTGCCGTCCCTCAAGGCGTTCAAGACCGCCAGCGAACGCCGCTACCTGGAAACGCTGATCCACAAAACCGGCGGCGACATCCCCCGGATGCTCGATATTTCCGAGTTGTCGCGTTCCCACTTCTACGCGTTGTTGAAGAAGTACGAGCTGGAGGTTTGA
- a CDS encoding ABC transporter substrate binding protein — protein MILHGYPLPRILAALALCGLLLAAATAPVFSQPEPGREKKRVFYLNSYHNGYAWSDHLQEGIRRGLEQSRYHIELQIEYMDAKKYPYEVIADTLFRLYQDKFVDEHFDIVIVSDNDAYNFILEHRDRLFPDIPVVFCGLNDVTPGEVDQSFVTGILENIGVRDTLELALSIHPNKNKLVVIGDESITGVAIRKQIEAVQPYFEDRLEFEFWERYSLREIQERVGELPRNAFLFFIPFFHNVGGQFMSASEVLEAVAMVTDLPIYSNWEFLLGHGMVGGRLLSGRRHGMITAEMALRIMEGEAPSTIPVISEVVDQYMFDYQVLMQRDISRRQLPAGSLFINEPEAFYELDKQVFQVIMVSLFTLVVVLGFLVRNIIQRRAVERRIRHQLSFLEILMDAIPQLVCWKDRKQRYLGANRAFAEFFGIESPRKLLHQTDAAMLPNSEFVDWVARMDRQVVEEDRPLRKIKAAVQDAQGENAWLEINKVPLHNEKGEVVGTLSTAENITHEMNLERQLLQSQKMEAIGTLAGGIAHDFNNILTSIINSTELALGDIDPESPTAEDLERVLRVSSRGRNLVERILTFSRPSQEGFRPTDLPALVRESVALLQRSLPRNIVIQDSISGRSDPVMLDPTQVTQVLMNLCTNAFQAMQTTGGELTIRLEEIRVTDSDAEELNITPGAFFRLTVSDTGPGIAPETLDKIFDPFFTTKGKTEGTGLGLAMVLGIVKNHKGAVHVSSTRDQGAAFSILLPMIAADRSVLTAHPAPIQKGSGVILFVEDEEEQLATTPRSLEQLGYTVLSAAAGNEALQILEQRPDIDLVLTDYDMPGLTGIDLARQIWLMRPDLPVILVSGRSYVLEMGEAADNIRLVLPKPFNKADLSAALSKVMAKGPATDHASGQISDPYFGQEPEQ, from the coding sequence ATGATCCTCCACGGATATCCCCTTCCCCGCATCCTCGCGGCCCTTGCGCTCTGCGGGCTGCTCCTGGCCGCCGCGACAGCTCCCGTTTTTTCCCAGCCCGAACCGGGCCGGGAAAAAAAGCGCGTGTTTTACCTCAATTCCTATCACAACGGGTATGCGTGGTCGGACCATCTACAGGAGGGCATCCGCCGAGGATTGGAGCAAAGCCGGTACCACATCGAGCTGCAAATCGAGTACATGGACGCCAAGAAATATCCCTACGAAGTCATCGCCGACACCCTGTTCCGGCTCTATCAGGACAAATTCGTCGACGAGCACTTCGACATCGTCATCGTATCGGACAACGACGCCTACAACTTCATCCTTGAACACCGCGACCGGCTTTTTCCGGACATACCGGTGGTTTTCTGCGGCCTGAACGACGTTACCCCGGGGGAGGTCGACCAGAGCTTCGTCACCGGAATTCTGGAGAACATCGGAGTCCGGGACACCCTGGAGCTGGCTCTGAGCATCCACCCCAACAAGAACAAACTGGTGGTCATCGGCGACGAATCCATTACCGGGGTGGCCATCCGCAAACAGATCGAAGCCGTGCAGCCCTATTTTGAGGACCGGCTGGAGTTCGAATTCTGGGAACGGTATTCGCTACGGGAAATTCAAGAGCGAGTCGGCGAGTTGCCGCGCAACGCCTTTTTGTTTTTCATTCCCTTTTTCCACAATGTGGGCGGCCAGTTCATGTCCGCCTCGGAGGTCCTGGAGGCCGTGGCCATGGTCACGGACCTGCCCATCTACAGCAACTGGGAATTCCTGCTGGGTCACGGCATGGTCGGCGGACGTCTGCTCAGTGGTCGCCGCCACGGCATGATCACGGCGGAAATGGCTCTGCGCATCATGGAAGGCGAAGCACCGTCGACCATCCCGGTCATCTCCGAAGTCGTGGACCAGTACATGTTCGACTACCAGGTGCTGATGCAACGCGACATCAGCCGTCGCCAACTCCCGGCCGGCAGTCTGTTCATCAACGAGCCGGAAGCCTTTTACGAGTTGGACAAGCAGGTCTTTCAGGTGATCATGGTCAGCCTGTTCACCCTGGTAGTGGTCCTGGGCTTCTTGGTCCGGAACATCATTCAACGCCGGGCCGTGGAACGCAGAATCCGCCATCAGCTCTCCTTTTTGGAAATTCTGATGGACGCCATCCCGCAACTGGTCTGCTGGAAAGACCGCAAACAGCGCTACCTGGGAGCGAATCGGGCCTTCGCCGAATTTTTCGGCATCGAATCGCCTCGAAAACTGCTCCATCAAACCGACGCGGCCATGCTGCCCAATTCAGAATTCGTGGACTGGGTCGCCCGGATGGATCGCCAGGTGGTGGAGGAAGACCGTCCCTTGCGCAAGATCAAGGCCGCGGTCCAGGACGCCCAGGGCGAAAACGCGTGGCTGGAAATCAACAAGGTGCCTCTGCACAACGAAAAGGGCGAAGTGGTCGGAACCCTGAGCACGGCGGAAAACATCACCCACGAGATGAACCTGGAGCGTCAGCTTTTGCAGTCCCAAAAAATGGAGGCCATCGGCACCCTGGCCGGAGGGATCGCCCACGATTTCAACAACATACTGACATCGATCATCAATTCCACGGAGCTAGCCCTGGGGGACATAGACCCGGAGTCGCCCACGGCCGAGGATCTGGAGCGGGTCCTGCGGGTTTCCAGCCGGGGCAGAAACCTGGTGGAACGCATCCTGACCTTCAGCCGCCCCTCCCAGGAAGGATTCCGGCCCACGGATCTGCCCGCCCTGGTCCGTGAATCCGTGGCCTTGCTCCAGCGCTCCCTGCCTCGCAACATCGTGATCCAGGACAGCATATCCGGCAGGTCCGACCCGGTGATGCTGGACCCGACCCAGGTCACCCAGGTGCTCATGAACCTCTGCACCAACGCCTTCCAGGCCATGCAGACCACCGGCGGGGAGCTGACGATCCGGCTGGAGGAAATTCGGGTCACGGACTCTGACGCCGAAGAGCTGAACATAACTCCCGGAGCGTTCTTTCGGCTGACCGTGAGCGACACCGGCCCCGGCATCGCCCCGGAGACCCTGGACAAGATCTTCGACCCCTTCTTCACCACCAAGGGCAAGACCGAAGGCACGGGCCTGGGGCTGGCCATGGTCCTGGGCATCGTCAAAAACCACAAGGGCGCGGTCCACGTCAGCAGCACCCGGGACCAGGGGGCCGCGTTCAGCATCTTGCTGCCCATGATCGCGGCGGATCGGTCCGTGTTGACCGCCCATCCCGCGCCCATCCAAAAAGGCAGCGGGGTCATTCTGTTCGTGGAGGATGAAGAGGAACAATTGGCCACCACGCCCCGCTCTCTGGAACAGCTCGGCTATACGGTCCTCTCCGCGGCGGCCGGCAATGAGGCCCTGCAAATCCTTGAACAACGCCCGGACATCGACTTGGTGCTGACCGACTACGACATGCCCGGCCTGACCGGCATCGACCTGGCCCGCCAAATCTGGCTGATGCGTCCGGATCTGCCCGTAATCCTGGTCTCCGGTCGCAGCTACGTCCTGGAAATGGGCGAGGCCGCGGACAACATCCGACTCGTGCTGCCCAAGCCCTTCAACAAGGCCGATCTGTCAGCGGCCCTTTCCAAGGTTATGGCCAAGGGTCCAGCCACGGACCACGCATCCGGCCAGATATCTGATCCATATTTCGGACAAGAACCTGAACAGTAA
- a CDS encoding nitroreductase family protein produces MTVKEAIAARRSIRKFTDQPVSEEQMAMLLEAARSAPSSTNCQPWRFKVVTAREDIQWLSGAPTKGQRWIAGTGAVLVCCADVQRFIEDSATNVRFLRDSGMLPPEMLEGLNEYLSRAENAQPEVLRWAAAANCAIALTQVMLQAVELGLGTCWVGMFDEAAVKERFQIPEAMPVVALLAVGHPAENPEQRPRKDVKDILL; encoded by the coding sequence ATGACGGTCAAAGAGGCCATTGCGGCCAGACGCAGCATTCGTAAATTTACGGATCAGCCGGTGAGCGAAGAACAAATGGCGATGCTGCTGGAAGCGGCCAGGTCCGCGCCGTCCAGCACCAATTGCCAGCCATGGCGGTTCAAGGTGGTTACGGCGCGGGAGGATATTCAGTGGCTTTCCGGCGCTCCGACCAAGGGACAGCGCTGGATCGCCGGGACCGGGGCGGTGTTGGTCTGCTGCGCGGATGTCCAGCGGTTCATCGAGGATTCAGCAACCAATGTGCGCTTTTTGCGCGACAGCGGCATGCTCCCGCCGGAAATGCTGGAAGGGTTGAACGAGTATCTGAGCCGGGCCGAGAACGCCCAGCCCGAAGTGCTGCGCTGGGCCGCGGCGGCCAATTGCGCCATCGCCCTGACTCAGGTGATGCTCCAGGCCGTGGAGTTGGGGCTGGGAACCTGCTGGGTCGGGATGTTCGACGAGGCCGCGGTGAAAGAGCGCTTTCAAATCCCTGAAGCCATGCCGGTGGTGGCCCTGTTGGCCGTGGGTCATCCGGCCGAGAATCCGGAACAGCGACCCAGAAAAGACGTGAAGGATATTCTTCTCTAG
- a CDS encoding TusE/DsrC/DsvC family sulfur relay protein — translation MPQLELNGKSCEVDQDGFLLDPECWNEDVAKAILKHHGGPELNEQTLAMLQFLRDYFQKFNAFPILQAVCKNLHQPKECVREQFLDPLLAWKAAGLPKPENVFSEAVDKDHKFYRLISVQ, via the coding sequence ATGCCCCAACTTGAATTGAACGGGAAAAGCTGTGAAGTGGACCAAGACGGTTTTTTGCTTGATCCGGAGTGTTGGAACGAGGATGTGGCCAAGGCGATTCTCAAGCACCACGGAGGTCCTGAATTGAACGAGCAGACGCTGGCCATGCTTCAGTTTCTGCGCGACTATTTTCAGAAGTTCAATGCATTTCCGATTTTGCAGGCGGTCTGCAAAAACCTGCACCAACCCAAGGAGTGCGTCCGCGAGCAATTTCTGGACCCCTTGCTGGCCTGGAAGGCCGCGGGGTTGCCCAAGCCGGAGAACGTCTTTTCCGAGGCCGTGGACAAGGACCACAAATTCTACCGGCTCATTTCGGTTCAATAG
- a CDS encoding DNA internalization-related competence protein ComEC/Rec2 translates to MSRDQPPSPDALGAAASEVMPPKFPVHPIWPGLLPWQHMLCAWILGMLAWEWPVPGATAMLLYLTALLGSWSRPLITTQTDFPPTKRPFLPGQLPRSKIIRTAAPSLLAFALGVAAVHHLHPAPPPDGFPEINHRTPTTITAQVAEVRPRPGDHFQIILRDVQIQPAGNSSETAPRSLGGKLLWNWQSPPHVPSPGQEVRVALRIRPIQGMANPGMNRSEDYWARQGIFHRAYSREANTAPVYSGAGSPAWEYRRQLRDKLISSTPPGQGQAMLLALLMGDRSLLAPETMDLVQRASLAHSLALSGMHLGFVVGLGWLGATVLGWVRPQIYLRLPRPKLAVLLSVPLVLGYLWLGQAVPSLLRAALMFGSWGLLLLLNRQRVLLDGLFLALLIILALSPLAVFDLRLQLSVLAVAGLALVWPLGREALRFTQRPWWQKPLAAALGILAVSTVATLALLPLQAWYFGRISPHLYLNMLWLPLLGLAVFPLGLTGLLALLTPWTASLAPPLLGLAGLVLETMVGGLVALDQVGWLAVTIPLRPLWPQILGYWMLLLAAAAWWRSPQSLRPVAVALAVALLTLPGLTTILSDQRPQVTLRLLDVSQGQAVLLELPGGSRWLVDGGGFWSWDYDLGRNIISPALTHGRPPRLAGMALSHAHFDHYRGLFYPLDHFRVRTFASQGRGPEGRDGRILDEILDRRATPETVWSKGDEINLGRGVVLEVLHPDSDWLTADNQNNASLVLRLVWNGRPLALLPGDIEQPSITALLHSLVAAPDALRAEALIIPHHGSRTSHSPQLYTLVRPEFAAVSTGFLNRFNHPHPEIEQTLNNMNVPLLNTAEHGAVTIRWTGPNAPPRVTSERGGPVKLEREMKVTGY, encoded by the coding sequence ATGAGTCGGGACCAACCTCCTTCCCCGGACGCACTGGGAGCAGCCGCGTCGGAGGTCATGCCTCCCAAGTTCCCGGTTCACCCCATCTGGCCCGGTCTACTTCCGTGGCAACACATGCTTTGCGCCTGGATTCTGGGCATGCTGGCCTGGGAATGGCCCGTGCCCGGAGCCACGGCCATGCTCCTCTACCTGACCGCGTTGCTCGGCTCATGGAGCCGTCCACTGATCACGACTCAAACAGATTTCCCTCCAACTAAACGCCCCTTCCTTCCTGGGCAACTCCCTCGCTCGAAGATCATCCGCACGGCGGCCCCCTCGCTCCTGGCCTTTGCCCTCGGTGTAGCCGCGGTTCACCACCTTCACCCCGCTCCCCCTCCGGACGGCTTTCCCGAAATCAACCACCGAACACCGACCACCATCACCGCCCAAGTGGCCGAAGTACGGCCTCGGCCAGGCGATCATTTCCAGATCATCCTGCGCGACGTTCAAATCCAGCCCGCCGGGAATTCCAGTGAAACAGCCCCGCGCTCTCTGGGCGGCAAGCTGCTCTGGAACTGGCAAAGTCCGCCGCATGTGCCCAGCCCCGGGCAGGAGGTCCGAGTGGCGCTACGGATTCGGCCCATTCAGGGCATGGCCAATCCGGGCATGAACCGCAGCGAAGATTACTGGGCGCGCCAGGGCATCTTTCACCGCGCCTATTCCCGGGAGGCCAACACGGCCCCCGTCTATTCCGGCGCGGGCAGCCCGGCCTGGGAATACCGCCGTCAACTCCGGGACAAACTGATCTCCAGCACTCCACCCGGACAAGGCCAGGCCATGCTTCTGGCCCTGCTCATGGGCGACCGCTCCCTGTTGGCCCCCGAGACCATGGACCTGGTGCAAAGGGCGTCCCTGGCTCACAGTCTGGCCTTGTCCGGCATGCACCTGGGATTCGTGGTCGGACTGGGATGGCTGGGGGCCACGGTACTGGGCTGGGTCCGGCCCCAGATATATCTTCGCCTGCCCCGCCCCAAGCTGGCCGTGCTCCTGAGCGTACCGCTGGTCCTGGGGTATCTCTGGCTGGGGCAAGCCGTACCGTCCCTGCTTCGAGCGGCCCTGATGTTCGGTTCCTGGGGCTTGCTGCTGCTTTTGAACCGTCAGCGGGTGCTGCTGGACGGACTGTTCCTGGCCCTGTTGATCATCCTGGCCTTGTCCCCCCTGGCGGTCTTTGATCTGCGGTTGCAGCTTTCGGTCCTGGCCGTGGCCGGGTTGGCCCTGGTCTGGCCCCTGGGTCGGGAAGCCCTGCGCTTCACCCAGCGGCCCTGGTGGCAAAAACCACTAGCCGCGGCCCTGGGCATCCTGGCCGTGAGCACCGTGGCCACCCTGGCCCTGCTGCCTCTGCAAGCCTGGTACTTCGGACGAATCAGCCCTCACCTGTATCTGAACATGCTCTGGCTGCCGCTGCTCGGCCTAGCGGTCTTCCCCCTGGGGCTGACCGGCCTGCTGGCCCTGCTCACCCCATGGACCGCTTCCCTGGCCCCGCCGCTACTCGGCCTAGCCGGATTGGTCCTGGAAACCATGGTCGGCGGCCTGGTCGCCCTTGACCAAGTCGGCTGGCTCGCGGTGACCATTCCGCTGCGACCCCTCTGGCCCCAGATCCTGGGCTACTGGATGCTGCTCCTGGCCGCGGCCGCCTGGTGGCGCTCCCCCCAAAGCCTCAGGCCCGTAGCCGTGGCTCTGGCCGTGGCCCTGCTCACCCTGCCCGGACTGACCACCATCCTCTCTGACCAGCGCCCCCAGGTCACCCTACGCCTGCTGGACGTCAGCCAGGGCCAGGCCGTGCTGCTGGAACTGCCCGGAGGGTCGCGCTGGCTGGTGGACGGCGGAGGATTCTGGTCCTGGGACTACGACCTGGGCCGCAACATCATCTCCCCGGCCCTGACCCACGGACGGCCGCCCCGGCTGGCTGGCATGGCCCTCAGTCACGCCCATTTCGACCACTATCGGGGCCTGTTCTATCCCCTGGACCACTTCCGAGTCCGGACATTCGCCTCCCAGGGCCGCGGCCCTGAAGGCCGAGACGGGCGCATCTTGGACGAAATCCTGGACCGCCGCGCCACCCCGGAAACCGTCTGGAGCAAAGGCGACGAGATCAACCTGGGCAGGGGCGTCGTCCTGGAAGTGCTCCACCCGGACTCCGATTGGCTTACCGCAGACAACCAAAACAACGCTTCGCTGGTCCTGCGCCTGGTCTGGAACGGCCGCCCCCTGGCCCTGCTCCCCGGAGACATCGAACAGCCGTCCATCACCGCCCTGCTCCATTCCCTGGTCGCCGCGCCCGACGCCCTGCGCGCCGAAGCGCTGATCATCCCGCACCACGGCAGCCGAACCAGCCACTCTCCGCAGCTCTACACCCTGGTCCGGCCGGAGTTCGCCGCCGTCAGCACCGGCTTCCTGAACCGCTTCAACCATCCCCACCCGGAAATAGAACAAACCCTGAACAACATGAACGTCCCGTTGCTGAACACCGCGGAACACGGAGCCGTCACCATCCGCTGGACCGGACCGAATGCTCCGCCCAGAGTGACATCGGAACGTGGAGGGCCGGTAAAGCTTGAAAGAGAAATGAAAGTGACGGGATATTGA
- the cobT gene encoding nicotinate-nucleotide--dimethylbenzimidazole phosphoribosyltransferase has translation MNQPTSLPNASSAINLLQDCIQAVTPLDRSATSTIQARLDDLTKPQGSLGRLEELALHLALISRNAGRGPTPKVDPARIYTCAADHGVAAQGVSKFPSEVTAQMVRNFLRGGAAVNVLTHSAGVELRVVDVGVAHDDFSVGVPDSAMLLRRKVRPGTADFSVEPAMSEAECAAAAAVGVALADQAAEEGVLAVGTGEMGIANTTAATALYCAYLGCAPERITGPGTGLSAREVRHKAEVIARALSVNGNALPPAPPLRTLAALGGLEIACLTGLILGCARRKLAVVVDGFISTAAYVAAWKIQPHVADYAFFAHGSAEPGHRIILDQLQVRPILDLGMRLGEGTGAALAIPVLRAAAAMLNEMASFSDAGVSSAT, from the coding sequence ATGAACCAGCCCACTTCACTCCCCAACGCATCGTCCGCGATCAACCTGCTCCAAGACTGCATCCAGGCCGTCACTCCCCTGGACCGCTCCGCGACATCCACCATCCAGGCCCGGCTGGACGACCTGACCAAACCCCAGGGCAGTCTGGGGCGGTTGGAGGAATTGGCCCTGCACCTGGCCCTGATCAGCCGAAACGCCGGTCGCGGTCCGACCCCCAAGGTCGACCCGGCCCGCATCTACACCTGCGCCGCGGATCATGGCGTCGCGGCCCAGGGCGTCAGCAAATTTCCCTCGGAGGTCACGGCCCAGATGGTTCGCAACTTCCTGCGTGGAGGAGCGGCCGTGAACGTCTTGACCCACTCGGCCGGAGTGGAGCTGCGGGTAGTGGACGTGGGCGTGGCCCACGACGACTTCTCGGTCGGTGTCCCGGACTCCGCCATGCTGCTGCGCCGCAAGGTCAGACCTGGAACCGCTGATTTCAGCGTGGAACCGGCCATGTCCGAGGCGGAATGCGCCGCGGCCGCGGCCGTGGGCGTCGCCCTGGCCGATCAAGCCGCCGAAGAGGGAGTGCTCGCCGTGGGCACCGGCGAGATGGGCATTGCCAACACCACGGCGGCCACGGCCCTTTACTGCGCCTACCTGGGGTGCGCGCCGGAACGAATCACCGGACCGGGCACCGGTTTGTCGGCCCGAGAAGTCCGACACAAGGCCGAAGTCATCGCCCGGGCCCTGTCCGTCAACGGCAACGCCTTGCCCCCCGCGCCCCCCTTGCGCACCCTGGCGGCCCTGGGCGGTCTGGAAATCGCCTGTCTCACCGGGTTGATCCTGGGTTGCGCCCGGCGCAAGCTGGCCGTCGTGGTGGACGGCTTCATCTCCACGGCGGCCTACGTCGCGGCCTGGAAGATCCAGCCCCATGTGGCGGACTACGCCTTTTTCGCCCACGGCTCGGCCGAACCTGGCCACCGCATCATCCTGGACCAACTCCAGGTCCGCCCGATCCTGGATCTGGGCATGCGCCTGGGCGAAGGTACGGGCGCCGCCCTGGCCATCCCCGTGCTCCGCGCCGCCGCAGCCATGCTCAACGAAATGGCCAGCTTCTCGGACGCCGGGGTCAGCTCCGCGACGTAG